The Rhododendron vialii isolate Sample 1 chromosome 8a, ASM3025357v1 genome has a window encoding:
- the LOC131298038 gene encoding cytochrome c-type biogenesis CcmH-like mitochondrial protein, whose translation MEGAEDAVRNAQVVDARARNISHNVRCTECGSQSIEDSQADVAILLRKLIRDEIRAGKSDKDIYKKLEDDFGETVLYAPKFDLQTAALWLSPLLVAGAAGGIWAYNKHRQNTNVHIMALNLVRGVPLTPKEKQTMLDLLTPPRRERNLLSSWWRKWLGQ comes from the exons ATGGAGGGTGCAGAGGATGCAGTAAGGAATGCGCAGGTGGTTGATGCCAGGGCCAGAAACATCAGTCACAATGTCCGTTGCACTGAGTGTGGCAGTCAGTCCATTGAAGATTCACAAGCAGATGTTGCCATTCTCCTCAGGAAG TTAATTCGAGATGAAATTCGAGCTGGGAAATCTGATAAAGATATCTACAAAAAGCTCGAGGACGATTTTGGGGAGACTGTTCTTTATGCACCAAAGTTTGATTTGCAGACTGCAGCATTGTGGCTATCACCG CTTCTAGTTGCAGGTGCTGCTGGAGGAATATGGGCTTACAACAAGCATAGGCAAAATACTAATGTGCACATCATGGCGTTGAACCTAGTTAGAGGTGTTCCACTAACTCCGAAAGAGAAACAAACCATGCTCGACCTCCTTACTCCTCCTCGTCGAGAAAGAAATCTTTTATCCTCTTGGTGGCGGAAGTGGCTTGGTCAATAA
- the LOC131298792 gene encoding cytochrome c-type biogenesis CcmH-like mitochondrial protein, whose protein sequence is MGTEGAEDAVRNAQVVDARARNISHNVRCTECGSQSIEDSQADVAILLRKLICDEIRAGKSDKDIYKKLEDDFGETVLYAPKFDLQTAALWLSPLLVAGAAGGIWAYNKHRQNTNVHIMALNLVRGVPPTPKEKQTMLDLLTPPR, encoded by the exons ATGG GGACGGAGGGTGCAGAGGATGCAGTAAGGAATGCGCAGGTGGTAGACGCCAGGGCCAGAAACATCAGTCACAATGTCCGTTGCACTGAGTGTGGCAGTCAGTCCATTGAAGATTCACAAGCAGATGTTGCCATTCTCCTCAGGAAG TTAATTTGTGATGAAATTCGAGCTGGGAAATCTGATAAAGATATCTACAAAAAGCTCGAGGACGATTTTGGGGAGACAGTTCTTTATGCACCAAAGTTTGATTTGCAGACTGCAGCTTTGTGGCTATCGCCG CTTCTAGTTGCAGGTGCTGCTGGAGGAATATGGGCTTACAACAAGCATAGGCAAAATACTAATGTGCACATCATGGCGTTGAACCTAGTTAGAGGTGTTCCTCCAACTCCGAAAGAGAAACAAACCATGCTTGACCTCCTTACTCCTCCTCGTTGA
- the LOC131298037 gene encoding protein PLANT CADMIUM RESISTANCE 8: MNIVSLQSKRTRLSFVISIADQMGGNQVTEEVDTPKPGKPVGSMALTLYEDKNLSVGEPWSTGLFDCHENQTNAIVTACLPCITFGQIAEIVDAGEMTCPLGTFIYMLMMPPLCSQWIMGSKYRAKLRKKYGLVEAPYEDVVSHIFCPCCSLCQEFRELKNRGLDPALGWNGVLAQQQGGKYQDQEFPSPPSKQIMYK; the protein is encoded by the exons ATGAACATT GTTTCTTTACAAAGCAAACGCACTCGGCTAAGTTTTGTCATATCCATTGCTGATCAAATGGGTGGGAATCAAGTCACCGAAGAAGTAGACACTCCAAAACCAGGCAAACCAGTCGGCTCAATGGCCTTGACGCTTTACGAAGACAAGAATCTCTCAGTTGGGGAACCATGGAGCACTGGATTGTTCGACTGCCATGAAAACCAGACAAATG CTATAGTTACAGCATGTCTACCTTGTATCACATTCGGTCAGATAGCAGAAATAGTGGATGCTGGAGAAATGA CTTGCCCACTGGGGACTTTCATTTATATGTTGATGATGCCTCCCTTGTGCTCTCAGTGGATTATGGGCTCTAAGTATAGAGCAAAGCTGAGGAAGAAATATGGTTTGGTAGAAGCACCTTATGAAGATGTGGTCTCTCACATCTTCTGTCCATGTTGTTCCCTTTGCCAGGAGTTCAGAGAGCTCAAGAATAGAGGACTTGACCCTGCTTTGG GATGGAATGGAGTCCTTGCTCAACAACAGGGAGGAAAATACCAAGATCAAGAATTCCCCAGTCCTCCTTCGAAGCAAATAATGTACAAGTGA
- the LOC131336458 gene encoding uncharacterized protein LOC131336458, with the protein MEEGVCGANVFKSGSKSSIGPKSDNLSDAIEKKEADKCKHFSIRAFVGEVRRKDQKICWPFPLLGDNEESNKESDMLPPMHVPEFRWWGCQNCLQRTDASDDAADIRLVSNCYPSAGTICGSRNSDVNTSVDVIDSEICPLTHDHMKEKVTNVKSIIRRDMLSSENYSNIVVNDVDRTMKESISSEMKVAQVINVEFNKGAEGVNLTLENSELVEFSYKNDGSSQVCKGILKCVNNSFTEVFRKEKGMVSIITKPCEQVKDMKCHQKPELRTLENEVVRTLIGFHTSKDNPLESIENEDDKDAHGFSSQVFGSRKPQKFRLLSEILSRDISGAYAKFSSSNRKTCFHDVNSKVTQTKSADDSEEPDGLGLDIPSGGQISGDENVEMDTAGSNKKRKALHIEDREQMKRSKSLDTNVRIYKSNKENTSIDSAVANSKSAKDAFIWNGLHGDFKSQSSPNKPERKVIQGKRKNKTTQLSDDGSAERVLHPSLTQGVDLNHGVVNDRATYRKDVVSDLKANTVLTEGDRPTTCQDVNCMSSKTNNVPAKRLQEKASRRGLHSFVKYCMAAEETAEESALKNQKHEGHQVGSGTNSVMTHNSVMPIEDKVISKKIGHATKVASGPGSPSGLKIEKATPRKSSWTIKQNSTSKLQDGASPIWSKDLPFIYSFENKTDVQGHSEAKDQSNGRADKTNESESLNGIPVEIVELLAKNRHERRRLEAENAKENKLCLSTKTKNVTDSEISEFSGFHEKEMLRYPSGHKMLKPQSNAVGSMSAAGRSVMLEPVEESIACFSHLKKTFKSSGSKIKQSEGPHDTKGAFAFSDSPVNLSSGNLFSEAGTSKKWGVKSCRWDEDKLVDGYPNSSFQCSTSCHQCQIVPSPTQRRGAHHVSMLDVADCPFRIESSQKSATLSQAPNWNINLETFQKINEEQPCACTNKRIGNSSNPIGQLELCSNETLPATQLLKLMDAGMSTKVSRKVDKNMEFTNQASFPHISHRSGIFPLNGGLRRDSSAHKGGRSSEYFTSVPISDPFAFPGQRDKNCVGRRHILGQVSEKMVNDRLKSKETKRRKHSDYPTAVQDADSKLHRFGDGSGGLGQKKVSFHIDGLKAEFHLHSNSMMVPSKSGLVESSIGNVEVENKVGTVALMEGSCGTVKQLIICSLNRNPADFSIPEARNEFTIRGGDFKPRKMDSKRGRPRLRMMKLQAIKESAQH; encoded by the exons ATGGAAGAGGGAGTTTGTGGAGCAAACGTGTTCAAGTCTGGTTCCAAGTCAAGCATTGGACCAAAATCTGATAATTTATCGGACGCCATAGAGAAAAAAGAGGCCGACAAATGCAAGCATTTCTCCATCCG TGCTTTTGTTGGTGAGGTCCGCAGAAAAGATCAAAAAATTTGTTGGCCATTTCCTTTGCTTGGTGACAATGAGGAATCCAACAAAGAATCAGATATGCTTCCTCCAATGCATGTCCCTGAGTTCAGATGGTGGGGTTGCCAAAACTGTCTCCAAAGAACTGATGCTTCAGATGATGCAGCAGATATTAGACTGGTTTCCAATTGCTACC CATCTGCTGGTACAATTTGTGGATCAAGAAATTCTGATGTCAACACTTCAGTGGACGTAATTGATTCTGAAATTTGCCCATTGACGCATGATCACATGAAAGAAAAGGTGACCAATGTCAAGTCCATCATTAGACgag ATATGTTATCATCTGAAAACTACAGCAATATTGTGGTAAATGATGTTGATAGGACAATGAAAGAATCAATTTCTTCTGAAATGAAGGTTGCTCAAGTTATCAATGTAGAATTCAATAAAGGGGCAG AAGGGGTAAATCTCACCTTGGAAAACAGTGAACTTGTTGAATTCAGCTATAAAAACGATGGAAGCAGTCAAGTGTGTAAGGGTATCTTAAAATGTGTGAATAACAGTTTCACTGAAGTATTCCGAAAGGAGAAGGGTATGGTTTCCATAATAACTAAACCATGTGAACAAGTGAAGGACATGAAGTGTCACCAAAAACCTGAGCTCAGGACTCTGGAAAATGAGGTTGTACGTACTCTCATTGGTTTTCATACAAGCAAAGATAATCCTTTGGAATCCATTGAGAATGAGGACGATAAGGATGCACATGGTTTCTCAAGCCAAGTTTTTGGTTCTAGAAAGCCACAAAAGTTCCGCTTGCTGAGTGAGATCCTTAGTAGGGATATTTCCGGTGCTTACGCCAAATTTTCCAGTTCTAATAGGAAAACATGTTTCCATGACGTCAACTCAAAAGTTACTCAAACTAAATCTGCAGATGATTCAGAAGAACCTGATGGCCTAGGTTTAGATATTCCTTCAGGAGGTCAGATTTCTGGGGACGAAAATGTTGAAATGGATACTGCGGGTAGTAACAAAAAGAGGAAGGCACTTCATATTGAAGATCGGGAACAAATGAAAAGGTCTAAGAGCTTGGATACAAATGTTCGGATTTATAAGAGTAATAAAGAGAACACTTCTATTGACTCTGCAGTTGCTAATTCTAAATCAGCGAAAGATGCATTTATTTGGAATGGATTACATGGTGATTTCAAAAGTCAATCCAGTCCAAACAAGCCTGAGAGAAAGGTTATTCAAGGCAAGAGGAAAAATAAGACAACTCAACTGTCAGATGATGGATCTGCTGAAAGGGTACTTCATCCATCTCTTACTCAAGGAGTAGACTTAAATCATGGTGTTGTCAATGACAGAGCTACATATAGAAAGGATGTTGTGAGTGACCTGAAAGCCAACACTGTTCTTACTGAAGGTGACAGGCCAACAACTTGTCAAGATGTAAATTGTATGAGCTCTAAAACGAACAACGTTCCTGCTAAAAGATTACAAGAAAAAGCATCGAGAAGAGGACTTCATAGTTTTGTTAAGTATTGCATGGCTGCAGAGGAAACCGCCGAAGAATCTGCTTTGAAGAACCAAAAACATGAGGGGCATCAAGTTGGAagtggaacaaactctgtaaTGACTCACAATAGTGTCATGCCCATAGAAGATAAGgttattagcaaaaaaataggACATGCCACTAAAGTGGCCTCTGGACCAGGTTCACCTTCaggtttgaaaattgaaaaggcTACTCCCAGAAAGTCTAGTTGGACTATCAAGCAAAATAGCACGTCTAAACTTCAAGACGGGGCATCTCCTATCTGGTCAAAG GATCTCCCCTTCATATACAGTTTTGAGAACAAAACGGATGTCCAAGGGCATTCAGAAGCTAAAGACCAAAGTAATGGAAGGGCTGATAAGACGAATGAATCAGAATCTTTAAATGGCATTCCAGTTGAAATTGTGGAGCTCTTAGCCAAGAACCGACATGAGAGGCGTCGTTTAGAAGCTGAGAATGCCAAGGAGAACAAGTTATGCTTGTCAACGAAAACCAAGAATGTGACAGATTCTGAAATATCTGAGTTCAGTGGTTTTCATGAAAAGGAGATGTTGAGATACCCATCGGGGCACAAAATGCTTAAACCTCAGTCCAATGCAGTAGGTAGCATGTCTGCTGCGGGTAGAAGTGTGATGCTTGAACCTGTAGAAGAATCAATAGCCTGCTTTTCTCATCTTAAGAAAACCTTTAAAAGCAGTGGTTCCAAAATAAAACAATCGGAAGGACCTCATGACACTAAGGGAGCTTTTGCATTTTCGGACTCTCCAGTGAACCTTTCAAGTGGAAACCTATTTTCTGAAGCTGGCACTAGCAAGAAATGGGGAGTTAAAAGTTGCAGATGGGATGAGGATAAGCTGGTGGATGGATATCCTAATTCTTCCTTTCAATGTTCAACATCATGTCATCAATGTCAAATTGTTCCTAGTCCTACGCAACGTAGAGGAGCACACCATGTTTCCATGCTGGATGTAGCAGATTGTCCTTTCCGAATTGAAAGCTCTCAGAAATCTGCAACTTTGTCACAAGCACCAAATTGGAACATTAATTTAGAGACGTTCCAGAAGATAAATGAAGAACAGCCATGTGCATGTACAAACAAAAGAATTGGAAATTCGTCAAATCCTATTGGTCAACTGGAGTTATGTTCCAATGAAACCTTGCCTGCCACACAATTGCTGAAACTCATGGATGCTGGGATGAGCACAAAGGTATCAAGAAAAGTGGATAAAAACATGGAGTTCACCAATCAGGCTTCATTTCCTCATATTAGTCATCGTAGTGGCATTTTCCCACTAAATGGAGGACTACGCCGAGATTCCTCTGCTCATAAGGGAGGGAGGTCAAGTGAGTATTTTACTTCAGTTCCCATTTCCGATCCTTTTGCTTTCCCAGGTCAGAGGGATAAAAATTGTGTCGGAAGAAGGCATATTTTGGGTCAGGTTTCTGAGAAAATGGTGAATGATAGGCTTAAATCTAAGGAAACGAAAAGAAGGAAACACTCCGATTACCCCACTGCTGTGCAGGATGCAGATTCTAAGTTGCATAGGTTTGGAGATGGAAGTGGAGGTTTGGGGCAAAAGAAAGTATCCTTCCACATCGACGGCTTGAAGGCGGAGTTTCATCTTCATTCGAACTCAATGATGGTGCCTTCCAAGTCTGGTTTGGTTGAAAGCTCAATTGGCAATGTCGAGGTAGAAAATAAGGTAGGAACAGTTGCACTGATGGAAGGCAGTTGTGGGACAGTTAAACAGTTGATCATATGCTCTCTTAACCGAAATCCGGCTGATTTTAGCATTCCAGAAGCGAGAAACGAATTCACTATACGAGGAGGAGATTTTAAACCAAGGAAAATGGATTCAAAACGAGGTAGACCTAGACTGAGGATGATGAAGCTTCAAGCCATCAAAGAGTCTGCACAACATTGA
- the LOC131336449 gene encoding uncharacterized protein At2g24330-like codes for MAGESNKAQETGKNLDVLATEKNDSATIVKKKQKGVLSRIWNGLFRQHGDDFEKRLQHISKEEATVLARMKKRSRSWRRMIRHLIIFSVIFEVIAVIYAIMTTRSLDLNWKMRALRVLPMFLLPGLSSITYSALVSFTRMCDRKDQKTLEKLRAERQEKIDELKEKTNYYITQQLIQRYDPDPAAKAAAASVLASKLGSDSGLKVYVGDDSKLNAPTGKSNDVEIVQSAGLRHRNQPRTRSSGTESPLLQHTDEQMLDNTGNEGSETSEHNQVVVEHHNPGSTTQDGGWIARIAALLVGEDPTQSYALICGNCHMHNGLARKEDFPYIVYYCPHCNALNRSKHLGVSGSNSPSMSPEMAKSSTQLYSGGVTVSEMIPASSSPVTAAVENTEGSGRLVSGDLDPITPS; via the exons ATGGCTGGAGAGTCCAATAAGGCCCAAGAGACAGGAAAGAATTTGGATGTGCTTGCCACTGAAAAGAATGACAGTGCGACCATTgtgaagaagaagcagaaaggGGTGCTATCTCGTATTTGGAATGGACTCTTTAGACAACATGGTGATGATTTTGAGAAGAGACTGCAACACATTTCAAAGGAAGAAGCTACTGTTCTTGCTAGAATGAAAAAGAGATCTCGAAGTTGGAGAAGGATGATTAGGCATCTGATAATATTCTCTGTTATTTTCGAG GTTATTGCAGTGATTTACGCTATCATGACAACAAGGTCCTTAGATTTGAACTGGAAAATGAGGGCACTTCGGGTTCTGCCAATGTTTCTTTTGCCGGGGTTATCGTCTATTACTTACTCAGCACTTGTATCCTTCACAAGGATGT GTGACCGTAAGGATCAGAAAACTTTGGAAAAGCTTCGGGCTGAAAGGCAAGAAAAGATTGATGAGCTTAAAGAGAAGACAAATTACTATATTACACAGCAGCTAATTCAG AGGTATGACCCTGACCCAGCAGCCAAGGCAGCTGCTGCAAGTGTCCTTGCATCCAAATTGGGTTCAGATTCTGGCTTGAAAGTGTATGTAGGAGATGACTCTAAGCTCAATGCCCCAACAGGAAAGAGCAACGATGTTGAGATTGTCCAATCTGCTGGTCTTCGACATAGAAATCAGCCCCGCACGAGATCCAGTGGCACAGAGAGTCCTCTGTTGCAACACACTGACGAACAAATGCTTGATAATACAGGGAATGAGGGTTCTGAGACTTCTGAGCATAATCAGGTGGTTGTGGAACATCATAATCCAGGATCAACCACGCAAGATGGAGGGTGGATTGCTCGGATTGCAGCATTGCTGGTGGGTGAGGATCCAACACAGTCTTATGCTCTAATATGTGGCAACTGCCATATGCACAATG GGCTTGCAAGGAAGGAGGATTTCCCGTACATAGTATACTATTGCCCACACTGCAATGCCCTGAATCGGTCAAAACATCTTGGTGTTTCTGGTTCCAACTCCCCTAGTATGAGCCCCGAAATGGCAAAGAGCAGTACGCAACTGTACAGCGGTGGTGTTACAGTGAGTGAAATGATTCCTGCAAGTAGTAGCCCAGTGACAGCTGCTGTTGAAAATACAGAAGGAAGCGGAAGACTTGTGTCTGGGGATTTGGATCCAATTACTCCTAGTTGA